One genomic window of Aptenodytes patagonicus chromosome 3, bAptPat1.pri.cur, whole genome shotgun sequence includes the following:
- the KIZ gene encoding centrosomal protein kizuna isoform X2, whose translation MSGPGPAAAPGSPRPGREGLGSLLRRLRDSEAKRLELERKLMEYRKSDAYLMKLKYMKLKKYLKEIDERQKGAILRNQTFLKEFDQFEAHMRTSSSEMIQKMEAWYGREIKSVLSLQEGNLSAEGDKEEEYNEQMPWAGRQAGISTGAAVPRGLYHPATVSMGYRTSAISAAGGLGVWQKPTQPAESRLVPGLPLCSPSLEGLGPESRSADLESDASVEGAAPCGDLAASEEGSEQLISSASDPEPADPEEERTWGSIPGPKPCLSNWWTCKEASWESSVELPVPASADEVMPSTPGVPRGTASPADGREQGREAHTAEGSPLQPPNPPMVQEEPSVSSAPDGHRGMLAGLSRALQLIEDVVVRMSPQHWAPYQGEHVGTMGTAELLSFCNRAGSLKEDDLEACEAVVLHQLRALLQSMLNGCLLPEKTLNAKGRAADEKQTRADQQWDVDMLQTCLSNHALFLKKHQVQLTEEVAEMFESLLVSSTKAQDGQALPVLREVLPEECGDRSSIRSNESSYSLPSIPNDGGEIKQAKHAPRLAGAGEQEVTSWCEDESKEESAVEKIPITGHL comes from the exons ATgagcgggcccggcccggcggcggctcccggctccccccgccccggccgcgaGGGGCTCGGCAGCCTCCTGCGGCGCCTCCGCGACAG tgaagcCAAAAGGCTGGAATTGGAAAGAAAACTGATGGAATACAGAAAGTCTGACGCATACCT AATGAAACTAAAATACATGAAGctgaaaaaatacttgaaagaaatAGATGAACGACAAAAAGGAGCTATTCTGCGAAACCAGacctttttaaaggaatttgacCAATTTGAAGCTCATATGAGAACTTCAAGCTCAGAGATGATTCAGAAGATGGAA GCATGGtatggaagagaaattaaaagcgTGTTATCACTTCAAGAGGGTAACTTGTCAGCAGAAGGTGACAAGGAAGAAGAATACAACGAGCAG ATGCCGTGGGCTGGAAGACAGGCAGGAATTAGCACTGGGGCAGCCGTGCCAAGAGGACTGTATCATCCAGCAACAGTCTCTATGGGCTACCGCACATCAGCCATCTCGGCCGCCGGAGGTTTGGGCGTGTGGCAGAAACCCACCCAGCCTGCAGAGAGCCGCTTGGTGCCTGGCCTGCCTTTGTGCTCTCCATCACTTGAAGGACTTGGTCCAGAGAGCAGAAGCGCTGATTTAGAGAGTGATGCATCAGTGGAGGGAGCAGCGCCATGCGGGGACCTGGCAGCCAGTGAGGAAGGCTCCGAGCAGCTCATCTCCTCAGCATCTGATCCTGAACCAGCCGACCCCGAGGAGGAACGGACGTGGGGGAGCATCCCAG gaccAAAGCCTTGCCTGAGTAACTGGTGGACTTGTAAGGAGGCGAGCTGGGAGAGCAGCGTTGAGCTGCCAGTCCCCGCGAGTGCCGATGAGGTGATGCCAAGCACTCCCGGTGTGCCGCGGGGAACAGCCTCACCAGCAGACGgccgggagcagggcagggaagcCCACACTGCGGAGGGCTCCCCACTGCAACCACCAAACCCTCCCATGGTGCAGGAGGAGCCTTCAGTCAGCTCAGCACCAGACGG GCACCGTGGGATGCTGGCCGGACTCTCCCGTGCGCTGCAGTTGATAGAAGACGTGGTGGTGAGGATGAGCCCCCAGCACTGGGCGCCGTACCAGGGCGAGCACGTGGGGACGATGGGGACGGCGGAGCTGCTCAG CTTTTGTAATCGGGCCGGCAGTCTGAAAGAAGACGACCTTGAAGCATGCGAAGCAGTCGTCCTTCATCAGCTTCGGGCTTTATTACAGAGCATGCTGAATGGATGCCTCCTACCTGAGAAAACACTCAATGCTAAAGGTAGAGCAGCGGATGAAAAGCAAACCAG GGCAGACCAGCAGTGGGACGTGGACATGCTGCAGACTTGCTTGAGCAACCATGCCTTGTTCTTGAAAAAGCACCAGGTTCAGCTCACGGAAGAAGTGGCGGAGATGTTTGAAAGCCTGCTGGTTTCCAGCACGAAGGCGCAGGATGGCCAG gCTCTACCGGTGTTGAGAGAGGTCCTTCCAGAAGAGTGTGGGGATAGGTCATCTATTCGGAGTAATGAATCATCTTACAGCTTGCCATCGATCCCAAACGACGGCGGGGAAATAAAGCAGGCGAAACACGCTCCCCGGCTCGCCGGCGCGGGAGAACAAG AAGTCACAAGCTGGTGTGAAGATGAGAGCAAGGAAGAAAGCGCGGTCGAAAAGATTCCTATTACAG GTCACCTTTAA